The DNA sequence CGGTTCAGGCACGACCGCGAGAACCACCTGCCCTATGACGTGATCGTCGTGGACGAGATGTCGATGGTGTCGTTGACGATGATGGCGCGGCTGCTCGAGGCGGTCCGGCCGGATGCCCGGCTGGTCCTGGTCGGGGATCCGGACCAGCTGTCCTCGGTCGAGGCCGGGGCGGTGATGGCCGATGTGGTGAACGCTCCGGGTGAGATCGACCGCGAGCTGGGCTCCGCTGTTGCCGGAATTCCCGATCCCGGGTCGAGCGTGCCGGCCCCCACAGACCTCCGCCACGGGGTGGTCCAGCTGACCCACACCTGGCGGTTCGGCGCGGCCATCGACGAGCTGGCCAGGGCGATCCGCGCCGGTGACCCCGACTGGACGATGCAGGTGCTCCGCTCGGACCGGGAGGGGCTGGTGTTCGCAGAGGTGGACCTGGAACAGCCTCGACCGGAGGGCCTGGGGCCGCTGGCCGAGCGCGTCCGGCGGGCAGGGCGACGGGTGGATGAGGCCGCTCGGGCCGGGTTGGCCTTCGAGGCGTTGGCCGCCCTGGACCTGCACCGGCTGCTGTGCGCGCATCGCAGCGGCCCCTTCGGGGTGGCCCGCTGGGGACTGGAGGCGGAGCGCTGGCTGGCCGAGGCGATCGAGGCATATGGCGCTGGCGGGGAGTGGTATGTCGGACGTCCCCTGCTGGTCACCGCCAACGACTACGACATGGGGCTCTACAACGGCGACACCGGGGTGGTGCTGCAGACCGAGCAGGGACTGCGCGCGGCCTTCGCCCGCGGCGGTGAGCCGCTGCTCTATTCGCCCGTACGGCTGGACTCCGTCCAGACGGTGCATGCGATGACCGTGCACCGGGCCCAGGGCAGTCAGTTCGAGGCGGTGTCGTTCATCGTGCCGCCGGAGGACTCGCCGCTGCTGACCCGCGAGCTGCTGTACACCGCTGTCACCAGGGCGACCCGTCAGGTGCAGATCTTCGGCAGCGAGGCGTCCGTCCGCAAGGCCGTGCAACGACCGGCCAACCGGGCCAGCGGGCTGCGGGACCGGCTCGGAGCCCCGAGTCAGAGGTCGAGCTGACCTTCCAACCAGGCGTCGATCAGTCGGGAGGCGATGGAGGCCTTGCCGGGCAGGCTCAGCTCACCCGACGCCAGCTCGGCCCGTACCCGGTCGCGGGTGAACCAGTCTGCGAACTCGATCTCATGGCCGTCGACTGCGATCTCGGTGGTCTTGGCCCGGGCCGCGAAGCCGACCATCAGCGACCGCGGAAACGGCCATGGCTGGCTGCCGAAGTAGCGGACCTCCGACAGGGCGACGTCGACCTCTTCTGCGATCTCGCGGTGGATCGCCTGCTCCATCGACTCGCCAGCCTCGACGAAGCCGGCCAGCACCGAGACCCGCCGGTTGGGCCAGTTCGTCTGGCCGGCGAGCAACAGCCGGTCCCAGTCGTCGACAACTGCCACGATCACGGCCGGGTCGGTACGCGGGAAGAACTGCACCTCGTCGGCGCTGCAGTAGCGGGAGAAGCCGCCGTTGATCACCGTGCTCGGGTTGCCGCAGCGGCCGCACCGCGGTTCGGACCGATGCCAGTTGGTGATCGCGGCCGCCGCCGACGCGATGTCACGTTCCACGTCGGTCAGCTGGTGGCCCACCTCCCGCAACGAATGCACCGGACCCTCGGTCAGCGCCTCGACCACGAAGACGGGTGAACCGTCGAGCAGGCCCAGCAGGATGTGCCGCTGGCTGTCGAACTCGACGAAGGGTCGCGTCATCCGCAGCTGGTCGCCGGTCTCGTTGGTCGTGAACCGGGCGTCCTTGTCGATCTTGAGCAGCCGGGCATCCTCTGAACGCCACAGGTTCCCCACCCACTCGGTTGAGGATCGGTGCTGGTCCACCCGATCGAGCTCGCTCGGCAGTACCCAGTTCATCACCAGGCCAGCCTATCCATAGCACCCTCGCCAGGCTGCGCTGCGGTGCAGCCAGCCCGGTCACGCAGGCGGCAGCGAGCGCAGCAGCTGCTCGATCCCGGCGCGGTCCGGGAGCGCCGGCGGCCGGACGACCGAGTCGGTCCGCACGTAGTAGAAGACAGCGTCCACCCGCTCGAGCGGGACCTGGGTGAGCTCGGCCCACGCCATCCGGTAGATCGCCAGCTGCAGCGGGTCGGCCTCGCCGCCGATCTGAGTCTTCCAGTCCACCACCTGGTAGCGGAACGGTCCGTCCTCACCGAGGTCGTAGACGGCGTCGATCCGACCGCGGATCACGCTGCCGGCCGCCAGCACCGTGAACGGTGCCTCCAGGGCCCGCGGCACGATGCCGCCGAACGCGCCCGACGCGAACCGCTCACACAGCTCCCGCAGCTCCGTCTCCTCACCGACCCCGGCGTCGGCCCGGTCGGCCAGGTCGTCCGGGTCGATCAGCTGCTGCTGACCGAAATGGCGCTCCACCCAGCTGTGGAACCTGGTGCCGAACCGGGCCGCCCGGGACGGCGCCCGCGGCATCGGCCGGGCCAGCTCCGCCGCAAACCCCTCCGGGTCGGCGTTCAGCCGCATCATCGCGGTCGCCGACAGGGTTGACGGCAGCCGGACGATCCGGGTCTCCGACCTCGACTCGGCGATCTCGGTCAGCAGCCGGTCAAGGTCGGCATCCCAGCCCGCGACGATCTCCTCCTGGTCGAGCAGCAGGTGCTGGTCGGTCCCTCCCGGTACCTCATAGCTGCCGGTCCGGGCGAACCTCTCCCGGGCGCCGGCCACCATCGCCGCCGCAGTCTGTCGGCGGGACCAGCCATCGGGGTCGAACGGCCGCGGCCACGGCTGTGGCACCAGCTCCGCCACCAGCGGGTTCGCATCCCCCGGCGGCGGCGCCTCGTGCTCGACCCGGCCCTGCCGCTGCGCCTCGGCCAGGATCGCCGTGAGATAGCTGGAGGCAAGTCTCGGTCGGGTCAGCTCGGGACGCCAGGTGTGTCCCGACCCGTACAGCCGTTGGCGCGCCCGGGTGGCTGCGACATAGGCCAGCCGGTCCTCCGAGAGCAGCTGCTGCTCGGTCAGCCGAGTCTTGTACTCGGCCATCGCCGCGTTGGTCGCCTCCGCCAGCTGCGGGATGGCACCAGCATCTCCGCGCAGCTCGGCCGGCAGCACGGCCGGGTTGCTCACCCAGTTGTCGGTGACCCGGTCGCTCGGGAAGACCCCCTTGACCAGCCCCGGCAGGAAGACCACCTCCCACTCCAGGCCCTTCGCCCGGTGCACGGTGAGCAGCTTGACCGCGTCGGTGTCCGACGGCACCGCCTGGTCCAGCCCAGCACCCTGCTCGACCTCCGCCTGCAGATAGGCCAGCAAGCCGGTCAACGAGGCCGAGCCGTCCACGTCGACGTAGTCGGCCACCGCGTCCAGGAAGGTGCCCATCTGGTTGCGTCGAGATGTCCGGGCGAACTCCGGGGTCGACATCAGCTCCACGTCCAGACCGAGCGTGCTGATCACCCGCCGGGTCAGGTCGATCAGCGGCTCGTCACCGTGCCGGCGCAGGTAGGACAGCTCTGCCGCCAGCTGCTGGAACCGGGCCAGCGCCTCGCGGGAGTAGCCGGCGTCGCCCGGGCTCTCCAGCGCGTCGAGCAGGCAGACCACCTCGGTCGGGTCGACGTCGGCGACGGCCTCCTCCAGCGCACGTAGCAAGCCGCCGGTCCGCTCGTCCGCCGACTCCGGGTCGTGCCGCCGGGCCAGCTCACGCGCCCGCCGGCCGAGCAGCGCCAGGTCGCGAGGGCCGATGTTCCAGCGCGGCCCGCCCAGCAGCCTGACCAGCTCCGGGTTGGCCGTCACGTCGTCGACCAGCCGCAGGGTCGACACCACGTCCATGATCTCCGGCAGCTGCAGCAGCCCGCCCAGGCCGACGATCTCGACCGGGATGTCCCGGCCGGTCAGCTCGGCGTACAGCGGACCGATGTCGGCGTTGCGCCGGCTCAGGACGGCGATGTCGGACCACTGTCGGGCGGCTCCGTCGGAGCGGGCTGCCAGCACCTGGTCGGCGATCCAGGTCACCTCCTCCGGCCACGTCTCGAAGGTCGCCGCCCGCACCTGCCCCGGCCCGGACCCGGCCGGAGCGTGCAGCAGTCCCAACCCGCCGGTGCTGGCTCCGCCCGCGTCGTCCCCGACCAGGCTCGCGGTCGCCTTCCGCAGCGGCCTGGACAGCACGTTGGCCACATCGAGGATGGTCTGTCCGCTGCGCCTGTTGACGGTCAGCGCGAACCGCCGGCTGGGCGCTCCCGAGGCGGTCCGGAACTCGTCGGAGAACTGCAGGATGTTGCTGGCAGCCGCACCCCGCCAGCCGTAGATGGCCTGGAACGGGTCGCCGACCGCGGTCACCGGGTGCCCGAGCCCGGCGTACGGTGTGGCCCCGGAGAACAGTCCGCGGAGCATGATCGCCTGGGCCGCCGAGGTGTCCTGGTACTCGTCCAGCAACACCACCCGGAAGGCCGACCGCAGCGCGACCGACACTGCTGGCACCTCCACCGCCAGCCTGGCGGCGATGGCCATCTGGTCGGCGAACTCGACCAGGCCCAGCCGCTGCTTGAGCGCCTGGTAGTCCCGGACCAGGCTGGCCAGCTCCAGCCGCTCCTCCACCGCCACCAGTGCCTTCTTCACCTCGGCAAAGACGTTGCCGCGGTTGTTCAGCGGTGCTGAGCCCAGTGCCACCCGGTAGCCGCGGGCGTGCCGGTCCAGGTCGCCGGGGTCCACCAGATGCTGCTGCAGGTCGGAGTCCAGCTTCAGCACCCGCTCGGTGACGCTGATCGGCTTCAGCCTCGAGATGTACTCGAACGGACCGGCCGCGTTCTTCACCACTCGGGAGGCCAGCCGGAAGCGGGTCGCGCCGGTGATCATGGTCGGGTCGGCCTCGAAGCCGATCCGGAGCCCGTGCTCAGCCACCAGTCGGGCCGCGAAGGCGTCATAGGTCATGATCAGCTGCTCCCCCGACTCGTCCACCCCGTCGGACGCGATCACCCCGGCACGGAGCAGCGCCGTCCGCACCCGGGCGGAGAGCTCGGCGGCCGCCTTGCGGGTGAAGGTCAGTCCCAGCACCTCCTCCGCACGCACCTGGCCGGTGCCGACCAGCCAGACCACCCGGGCGGCCATCACAGTGGTCTTGCCCGACCCGGCACCGGCGATGATCACGCCGGGCTCCAGCGGAGCGGTGATCGCGGCCAGCTGCTCGTCGGAGAACTCGATCCCGAGGGCGTCGACCAGGTCCGCGGCGGTGTCGAGTCGCCGGGTGGAGCTCTGCGGGACCAACCGGGTGATGGTCACTGCACCACCTGTCGCCCGCTCGACTGGGTCGGGCAGCTGCTCTTGAACGGACAGTATCGGCAGCTGTTCCCGGCACGGGCCTCGAAGGTCTCGTTCCGGATCAGCTGCGCCGCGTCGGCCAGCCGCTGGTGCACCCAGGTCGGCAGGTCGCCCGTCCGGTCGGACCCCGGGTCGGCCGGCACCGGGAACGGGACGTCGTCCAGCGACGGCTGCTCGAACACCTTCGGCCAGCTGGTCTGCCCGTCGGCCAGCCGGAGGTACACCAGCTCGGCCCCGCCGGGACGGGCATCGGGACCGGTGACGTGGGCGAACGCGCCGGCCTGGACCGCCAGCTGGTAGACCCCCAGCTGGTCCTGCTGCGCCACCTCTCCGCTCGACGGCTGCGCCCTGGACGTCTTGAAGTCCACGATCCTGATCCGGCCGTCCGGGTCGCGCTCCACCCGGTCGGCGGTCCCGGTCAGATGCACCCGCTCGCTGCCGAGGTCGACCTCGGTGCTGAACGACACCTCGGTGCCGAGCAGCTCGCGTCCGGTCCGCGCCTCCTGCCACGCCACGAACCGTTCCAGCGCCGACTCGGCCTCGATCCGTTCCACCGCGGACAGCCAGTTGGCATCGAAGTCGAGCTGATCCCAGACCGACTCGAGGTGGTCGGAGAACGCCTCCGGGTCGATCTCGGCATTGGCGGCGTGCTCGGCCAGCACGTGCACCACCGAGCCGAAGCTGGCGGCACTGCCTCGGGTCGTCTCGGCCTGCGCCTTGCGGGCCAGGAACCACTGTCGGGGACACGACAGCACCGCGGCCAGCTGGCTGCCGGACAGCTGC is a window from the Microlunatus panaciterrae genome containing:
- a CDS encoding ATP-dependent DNA helicase, which translates into the protein MTITRLVPQSSTRRLDTAADLVDALGIEFSDEQLAAITAPLEPGVIIAGAGSGKTTVMAARVVWLVGTGQVRAEEVLGLTFTRKAAAELSARVRTALLRAGVIASDGVDESGEQLIMTYDAFAARLVAEHGLRIGFEADPTMITGATRFRLASRVVKNAAGPFEYISRLKPISVTERVLKLDSDLQQHLVDPGDLDRHARGYRVALGSAPLNNRGNVFAEVKKALVAVEERLELASLVRDYQALKQRLGLVEFADQMAIAARLAVEVPAVSVALRSAFRVVLLDEYQDTSAAQAIMLRGLFSGATPYAGLGHPVTAVGDPFQAIYGWRGAAASNILQFSDEFRTASGAPSRRFALTVNRRSGQTILDVANVLSRPLRKATASLVGDDAGGASTGGLGLLHAPAGSGPGQVRAATFETWPEEVTWIADQVLAARSDGAARQWSDIAVLSRRNADIGPLYAELTGRDIPVEIVGLGGLLQLPEIMDVVSTLRLVDDVTANPELVRLLGGPRWNIGPRDLALLGRRARELARRHDPESADERTGGLLRALEEAVADVDPTEVVCLLDALESPGDAGYSREALARFQQLAAELSYLRRHGDEPLIDLTRRVISTLGLDVELMSTPEFARTSRRNQMGTFLDAVADYVDVDGSASLTGLLAYLQAEVEQGAGLDQAVPSDTDAVKLLTVHRAKGLEWEVVFLPGLVKGVFPSDRVTDNWVSNPAVLPAELRGDAGAIPQLAEATNAAMAEYKTRLTEQQLLSEDRLAYVAATRARQRLYGSGHTWRPELTRPRLASSYLTAILAEAQRQGRVEHEAPPPGDANPLVAELVPQPWPRPFDPDGWSRRQTAAAMVAGARERFARTGSYEVPGGTDQHLLLDQEEIVAGWDADLDRLLTEIAESRSETRIVRLPSTLSATAMMRLNADPEGFAAELARPMPRAPSRAARFGTRFHSWVERHFGQQQLIDPDDLADRADAGVGEETELRELCERFASGAFGGIVPRALEAPFTVLAAGSVIRGRIDAVYDLGEDGPFRYQVVDWKTQIGGEADPLQLAIYRMAWAELTQVPLERVDAVFYYVRTDSVVRPPALPDRAGIEQLLRSLPPA
- the nudC gene encoding NAD(+) diphosphatase, coding for MNWVLPSELDRVDQHRSSTEWVGNLWRSEDARLLKIDKDARFTTNETGDQLRMTRPFVEFDSQRHILLGLLDGSPVFVVEALTEGPVHSLREVGHQLTDVERDIASAAAAITNWHRSEPRCGRCGNPSTVINGGFSRYCSADEVQFFPRTDPAVIVAVVDDWDRLLLAGQTNWPNRRVSVLAGFVEAGESMEQAIHREIAEEVDVALSEVRYFGSQPWPFPRSLMVGFAARAKTTEIAVDGHEIEFADWFTRDRVRAELASGELSLPGKASIASRLIDAWLEGQLDL
- the recD gene encoding exodeoxyribonuclease V subunit alpha; its protein translation is MTLPLVEDTDAGLVRSCTGLLRLFNAAGVLGPADVHTATAVARIGGESDEAVMLALALTVRALRTGSVCIDLRTISETVYDDSEQQVDVSDLPWPAVEDWRAACERSPLVSVGPYRAGDRPLRLAFGLLYLERYWQQEETVRIELQRRLATPPPVVDAELLAGGLARIFSRRGLSETEPDRQRLAAAVSALRWLLVLAGGPGTGKTTTVAKLLALLGDQRGSRPRIALAAPTGKAAARLEEAVRAASGTLPPADRERLGELNASTLHRLLGWQPGNRGRFRHDRENHLPYDVIVVDEMSMVSLTMMARLLEAVRPDARLVLVGDPDQLSSVEAGAVMADVVNAPGEIDRELGSAVAGIPDPGSSVPAPTDLRHGVVQLTHTWRFGAAIDELARAIRAGDPDWTMQVLRSDREGLVFAEVDLEQPRPEGLGPLAERVRRAGRRVDEAARAGLAFEALAALDLHRLLCAHRSGPFGVARWGLEAERWLAEAIEAYGAGGEWYVGRPLLVTANDYDMGLYNGDTGVVLQTEQGLRAAFARGGEPLLYSPVRLDSVQTVHAMTVHRAQGSQFEAVSFIVPPEDSPLLTRELLYTAVTRATRQVQIFGSEASVRKAVQRPANRASGLRDRLGAPSQRSS